Proteins from one Sabethes cyaneus chromosome 2, idSabCyanKW18_F2, whole genome shotgun sequence genomic window:
- the LOC128738258 gene encoding protein DENND6 homolog, translating to MESKMSSSLAIGIDFGTSFSSVGVYRGGRFEIIASASGCHRIPSWVAFTEKTRLVGEDAVVQADRDPANAVGEVKQVLGQRQKGDKLRVQFKGETKGYYPEEICGVVLGHMKSMVERKFGQKVGSAVIAVPAGFTDGQRQAMLDSAAIAGLSVLRLINEPTAAAISVGINKKVIGEQFVLVCSMGGGYLDVSILTIYNGVFEVKATSGEQMGGSQFDDRLVAHFSKEFLEKHSRDVSTDREALRKLRKACEQAKRTLSYTNRAAIEIEDLLDGQAFNSSLSREQFEELNRDLFDKVMLHVETALRRARKDRFAIHEIMLVGESSRIPKVQVILSEFFDRRSLSSSINSDEAVVVGSAIAAAILSGEKSAEIQDILWLDVVPRSIALVGESGTDSSPRILISRNSTVPLKVKHRVKNFREVQLLYEGESAIVSDNVLLGKLSLEGTFGNIEDVGLLFSIDTNGVLHAVVEGNIELKATLQKERLERYEIDRIVYEHKKVILEAEKHEEDAKEKEMERQKVTLQKTLDLDEKAGSWERFGEWLHCICIVTFDLELGQAMEMIYPKHVTLSEQEKMNICYLAFPDSNSGCMGDSQFHIRLRVSPGSESSALGAEHREFNYHCLPVHKADPGHFWGFVYFRQIKDATLKRGYFQKSLVLLTRLPFINLFYEVCALIAPSFFSSGEPTLETVCDNICHWPSIMAGENLSLHLLGSIYEVSIPKQNYKSIANDKSKPDTALTASPQTQIIASIHEIDIFKSLQFFLPHIHLLWELVLTAEPIVVTGTSPTDCAHMVQSLMSLINPLSYCAESRPYFTIHDTEFKEFTQNKNGHPSIILGVTNPFFAKTLQHWPHTIRLQDSVESQLQQQKQKQSKMTAGGGGGNGNSVAENGPTASSETAAALSKLSKIKQITNKLLDPSPGVYTQYKPFVGKDKTFIKKILLGIKTERPSSVQSALLRRHLLELTQSFMIPLERYMASLMPLQKDISPFKSAPLPNPFKQEDFLATLEECGPQLTSSCKGDWEALYKRFFSSPNFKGWYETRYFELQQTLQALHMQTLSESNLAEWVKDKHEVEIVDMILRLRQKLTLCTSSQMAALPVPLNTKDTREQLLKHLDSMKRCLPDDLKLILNNI from the coding sequence ATGGAATCCAAAATGTCGTCCTCGTTGGCAATCGGGATTGATTTCGGTACCAGCTTCTCCAGTGTCGGTGTCTACCGGGGCGGTCGGTTCGAAATCATTGCCAGCGCGTCGGGCTGCCATCGGATTCCGTCGTGGGTAGCGTTTACCGAAAAAACGCGACTGGTCGGTGAAGATGCGGTCGTGCAAGCGGATCGAGATCCGGCGAATGCCGTCGGGGAAGTGAAGCAAGTGTTGGGCCAACGACAGAAAGGCGACAAACTGCGGGTTCAGTTCAAGGGGGAAACGAAAGGTTACTACCCGGAGGAGATATGCGGGGTGGTGTTGGGTCATATGAAAAGTATGGTCGAGCGGAAGTTCGGCCAGAAGGTTGGCTCGGCAGTGATCGCCGTTCCGGCGGGATTTACCGATGGTCAGCGGCAAGCTATGTTGGATTCGGCGGCTATTGCCGGGCTCTCGGTGCTGAGGTTGATCAATGAACCGACGGCTGCTGCTATTTCGGTTGGGATTAATAAGAAAGTGATTGGAGAACAGTTTGTGCTGGTTTGTTCCATGGGCGGTGGATATTTGGACGTCTCGATTCTGACCATTTACAATGGGGTGTTTGAGGTGAAGGCCACCTCCGGTGAACAAATGGGTGGTTCGCAGTTTGATGATCGGTTAGTGGCGCATTTTTCAAAAGAATTTTTGGAGAAGCATTCCCGGGATGTTTCGACCGATAGAGAAGCACTTCGGAAGCTGCGCAAAGCGTGTGAACAGGCGAAGAGGACTCTCTCGTATACGAATCGAGCAGCGATTGAGATTGAAGATCTGCTTGATGGTCAGGCTTTCAATTCTTCCCTGAGTCGGGAGCAGTTCGAGGAACTCAATCGGGATTTGTTCGACAAAGTGATGTTGCACGTCGAAACTGCTCTTCGGCGAGCGAGGAAGGATCGGTTCGCAATTCATGAGATTATGCTGGTGGGGGAATCCTCTCGAATACCAAAGGTGCAAGTGATTTTAAGTGAATTTTTCGATCGACGCTCGCTCAGCAGTTCCATCAATTCCGACGAAGCAGTGGTGGTGGGAAGTGCAATCGCAGCGGCCATATTAAGTGGGGAAAAGTCGGCGGAAATTCAGGACATTCTGTGGTTAGATGTTGTGCCTCGATCGATTGCGCTGGTGGGGGAAAGTGGTACCGATAGCTCGCCAAGGATACTTATCAGCAGAAACTCGACGGTTCCGCTAAAGGTTAAGCATCGGGTGAAGAACTTCCGTGAGGTGCAACTGCTGTACGAAGGGGAGAGTGCCATTGTTAGTGATAACGTTTTACTGGGGAAATTGTCGCTTGAGGGAACCTTTGGGAATATCGAGGACGTTGGTTTGCTATTCAGTATAGATACTAATGGGGTTTTGCATGCCGTCGTCGAGGGAAATATTGAGCTTAAAGCTACTTTACAAAAGGAACGCCTGGAGCGGTACGAAATTGACCGAATAGTTTATGAACATAAGAAAGTGATATTAGAGGCTGAAAAGCATGAGGAAGATGCAAAGGAAAAAGAAATGGAAAGACAGAAAGTCACGCTTCAGAAAACTTTGGATCTGGATGAAAAGGCGGGATCGTGGGAACGATTTGGCGAATGGCTCCACTGTATTTGTATAGTAACTTTTGACTTGGAGTTGGGTCAAGCCATGGAAATGATCTATCCAAAACATGTTACACTCAGTGAGCAGGAGAAAATGAATATCTGTTATTTGGCCTTTCCGGATTCTAACTCCGGCTGCATGGGAGACTCACAGTTCCACATCAGACTACGGGTATCGCCCGGATCTGAATCTTCAGCCCTAGGGGCGGAGCATCGCGAGTTCAATTATCACTGTCTGCCGGTGCATAAAGCAGATCCAGGCCACTTTTGGGGATTCGTATACTTTCGCCAGATCAAAGATGCCACCTTGAAGCGAGGCTATTTCCAAAAGAGCCTTGTTCTTCTCACCCGACTCCCGTTCATAAATCTGTTTTACGAAGTTTGTGCCCTGATTGCTCCATCGTTCTTTTCCAGCGGAGAACCCACGCTGGAAACGGTGTGCGACAACATCTGTCATTGGCCATCGATTATGGCCGGTGAAAACCTATCCCTCCACCTGCTGGGAAGCATCTACGAAGTATCCATTCCGAAGCAGAACTACAAATCCATCGCCAACGATAAGAGCAAACCGGACACAGCCCTCACCGCAAGCCCCCAAACGCAGATAATTGCTTCCATCCatgaaatcgacattttcaaaaGTCTCCAGTTCTTCCTGCCTCACATCCACCTGCTTTGGGAACTAGTTTTAACAGCAGAACCGATCGTCGTTACTGGCACCTCACCCACCGACTGCGCCCACATGGTCCAATCACTGATGAGCCTGATCAACCCCCTGTCGTATTGTGCCGAAAGCCGACCCTATTTCACCATCCACGATACCGAGTTCAAAGAATTCACCCAGAACAAAAATGGTCACCCGTCAATTATTCTCGGAGTCACAAATCCCTTCTTCGCCAAAACCCTCCAGCACTGGCCGCACACGATTCGCCTGCAGGACAGCGTCGAAAGTCAACTGCAACAGCAGAAGCAGAAACAATCGAAAATGACCGCCGGAGGCGGCGGCGGCAACGGCAACAGCGTTGCCGAAAACGGTCCCACCGCGTCCTCGGAAACGGCCGCAGCCCTCTCGAAACTAtccaaaatcaaacaaatcaccAACAAGCTGCTGGACCCATCCCCGGGCGTCTACACTCAGTACAAACCTTTCGTCGGCAAAGACAAAACTTTCATCAAAAAAATCCTGCTGGGAATCAAAACCGAACGTCCCTCATCGGTCCAATCGGCCCTACTCCGTCGCCACTTACTAGAACTAACACAAAGCTTCATGATCCCGCTGGAACGCTACATGGCCTCTTTGATGCCCCTCCAGAAAGACATCTCCCCCTTCAAGTCCGCTCCACTGCCGAACCCCTTCAAGCAGGAAGACTTCCTGGCCACCCTGGAAGAGTGCGGCCCGCAGCTGACCTCCAGCTGTAAGGGCGACTGGGAAGCCCTGTACAAGCGCTTCTTCAGCTCGCCCAACTTCAAGGGTTGGTACGAGACGCGCTACTTCGAGTTGCAGCAAACGCTGCAGGCACTGCACATGCAAACCCTTTCGGAGTCCAACCTAGCCGAGTGGGTCAAGGATAAGCACGAGGTGGAAATCGTCGACATGATCCTGAGGTTGCGTCAGAAGCTGACCCTATGCACCAGCAGCCAGATGGCGGCCCTACCGGTGCCGCTCAACACTAAGGATACTCGCGAACAGCTGCTCAAGCATCTGGACAGCATGAAGCGCTGCCTGCCGGATGATTTGAAGCTGATTTTAAACAATATCTGA